GTCTACCTGACTTCAGTTCCCACACAGAGTGTGGTCCAATTGACTTGACACTTCACcttggacttctgacttccaaGGGTATTTTATTACGTTTAGAGTTGATGGTGGAGGGGTGGGCCGCTCCTCCCAACTCCtgatctgggggtgggggaggaagcagCTTTCTTAATGAATTAGGGAGAAGAACCCCCTCTAATCTCTCCTTTCACCCTTTCCTGTCTCCCCAGGCCCAGATTGACCAGTATGTGGGATTGGTGACCAATCAGTTGAGCCACATCAAAGCTAAGTAAGGGCATGTGGTAGAGACGGATGGGATGGGGGATGAGAAAACTTGGGAATGcgcctccttccccccacccccaatattCCCTGTCCCTAAATCTCCTGGGGCTGAGTGCCTGCTTTTCTTAAAAGGTGAGAGACAGTTCCATCGCAGGCCAGTaggtggagggcaggggctggcttGGGCACTCAGTTCCTCCATCCAGTTTTTAGTTCTCAGATACTACTTATCCTGTCACTTGACCCACCCCTTGACTCCACCTGTTTCTCCCTCAGGATCCGAGCTAAGATCCCAGGGACCGGAGCCCTTGCCTCGGCAGCAGCCGCAGTCTCCGGGTCCAAAGCCAAAGCCGAATGAAAGGGGTGTCTCTGCCTGCGGGacgcctgcccccaccccctgtaGCCCTGTGCCCTCCTCCATTTCCCTTCCatccccaccctctccctgccTCATCCCAAGCCATTTCCCAGTGGGTGTCAGGATCGCTCACACCAGGGAGTTTGCGCAAATTGCCTGAGTGGCCAGGACTACATTTCCCAAGAGGCTCTGCTCTAGGAGTCTTGGAAAGACGAGGCACCTTGGCCGCGGGGCCTGCTgggacttgtagttgccaagatAGGGCACACGCCCTGCACTTCCGGGACCCCACCGCTGGAGGCGCCGTGAGGGGGTGGTGTCTCCTGGATGCCACTGGCCCCAACGCTGGGGCTTTGCATGGGGCCCAGGGGAGGCCTGAGCTTGGATTTACACTGTAATAAAGACTTCTGTGGAAACCCAAGGCCTCCTGTGCTTCCAGCCCTCTCCAGTTTTCACCTTCCTGTACTGAAAAGCAGGTAAGTGATACTCAAGGAGGAACCTTCCCCATCTCTGCGGAGGAAGAATCTTTCCCTCTGCCATCTAGAGTTGGCTGATCCCAGGGCTATCCAAGCCTTGACAGCACTTTCCATGCCTGTGCTCAAGGCAGACATCACGAGTTGATCCCCACACTCTCCCTGCTGTGCAACCATTTCACCTGAGTCCCAGACCCATGTATCCAACTACCTAATGGAAGACTCCCCCCTCAAACATATCTAAACCTCTACCTTGTCCTAGTCCTATCTGATTTCCCACTCAGGGACATCCCCTCCTGCCCACATTGTCGCCCAGCCAGAGACCCAGGTATGGCCTTGGACTCCTATTCCCTCACCCCCCACATCTAGTCAGTCAGCAAGccatgtcttttctctctctccaacctCTCCACCCACTTCTCTCCATTCCGGCTGCCTTGGGAATAAGCACAGGTCCTCGTggcctctttgggcctcagtttccaaaaCTAAACTGGGGGAGGCGGAGACAGGAGACTGGAGTCTAAAGACccacagacctggatttgaataaTCTTCACTTTTTGGCTGCGTAACCCTGAGCAAGTGACCTCACCTCTTGAAGGCTCATTTCCTCAAATAGAAAATTGTCGCCATAAGCTACCTACATGTAAAGCCCTTGTTACAGGGCCTGGCATAGAATAAATGTCCAGTAAACAGAAGCTGCATTGTTAGCTATGACATTGTTTCCCAAACCTCAGTCAGCCCTCAGGACCTTGATGATCTTTATATCACCTGTTCTGCTATTTgcctaattttttctttaaattggtttattaaaaaaaataaaacaaacaaatgtcttttaaaaggaaatgttactccaccaccaaggaaGTCAGTATCGCTTGCCAGAAATAGAAGATAACAGTTAAACATGAAACTATtaccatttaaaatgtttgtgcATCCCCTAAAATCTTGCCTTTTGTGATGCATGTCACATTTTAGGAGATAGATAATGATGTTACATGAGTAGTAGTTACAGCCTCAGGTTTTGTATACAGGGGTTGCCTAGCAGCAGCTAGCTAACTGTAAGAGGACTTAGGGGGGCTTCTCTTGAATCTGAATTTGCCAAGCAGGGGCAGTGTTTTAAACTTCCAAATAAAAGAGCAACATTTCCTAAAGATACTTTTATTCATACTTTCCATAAGGCAAAGTGTCCATTTGTCTATctcaaagaaaggaggaagatggACCGGTTGTGATTATGGGTTCAGGAATGGCTAAAGCCCCCAAGCCCATCCTTGGTACCCCCACTGGAGGCAGGAAACAGGTTGGAAATGGAAACAGCCTTTATTGAGTGACTCCCAGTTGCCTGGTGCCATGTCAGCCTTCTATATCCAACTGCTTGTTATGATTCCCCCTAGTTGCACTAGTCTTgttttccagatggggaaactgaggctcagagaaggataGTGATTATATTCTTGCATTCATCCTACATTTAGTGAGCATCTGGCAAGTGCTCAAGCACTCTTTGGGTACCAGGGACAAAGAAATGAACCAaagtgattaggactctgtgctctcaccgcctagggcctgggttcagttcctggccagggaactaggatcATATCAGCTTCGCGGCGcggccaaataaacaaacaaacaaaatccaccaAAACAAAGTCCACGGTTTCATGGAGCTGATATTCTAGCGGGAGCAGCCAGACAATAAGCAAATAGAAGTAGAATATGGCAGGTGGTGATCAGGGTGATGGAGAAAAGTCCAGCAGGGGAAGGGGATAGAGTGACAGGGCTTGCTATTTTAGATTGGGtgctcagggaaggcttcattAAGTGGTGATATTTAAGCAGAGGCCAGAGTGAAGAGAGAGGCAGTGAGTCATGGGAacatgcaaaggaaaggagattCAGGCAGGGGGACCAACAAACGCAATGGCCCTGAGAAGGGAGCATGCCTGATGTGTGCAGCAAGAGATCTGTGAGCCAGAAACCAAGTATATGACGGGAGAGGAGTAGGAGATCGGGTCCGAGGAGTGCAAAGGTCTAATCATCGGGATTGTAAGGCTGTGATGAGAGCTTTGACTTTTACTCTGAGACGGGAGCCATTGGGAAGGTTTCATGTCGGGGAATGATATTGTCAAAGGATCACTGGCTTGGATTTTTATAAGGATCACTTTTTTTGTAATAATATAATTACAATGGCACAAGTTCTGTTCTCCCAAGTGGAAGGGCTGTGTGGATAGGGTAGGGTACTATCCGTTTCTACGCCTCACTTTCCTCGGCCATAAAATGCAGATGCAAAAACGGATGATCTCTAGGGCCGAAGCTCAATGGGGACAGAAATTCTGTCATCCCCAGAACCTAGGACTGCGTCTGGGACTCTGTAGGTGCTCCCTGAACATGTGAAAGAACGTAGGGCTCTGTAGCTCGCTGAAGTTCCACAAAAGAACAGCAGGTGTCGCCCCAGCCCTATAGCCGCCACCTCGGAGCCTCCGGGGCTGGGCTAAATCAGACTCTAGCAGGAACCCACCCACTTGAATTCGGATTTTTCAGGAAAGGGGCCTCTGAATGCCGAATTATGaatcttttctcttaaaaaatggACTTCTTACTTGGGAAAAAAAAGGGGCTTCTGGCCCTTTAACAGCCAGAAGGGAGGACACCAGGTCCCCTGGCGCCGTTTCCCAGAATGCGCGGCGCTATGCAAATGAGACAGTTTCTAAAGAGACAATGATTCAACTCATATGAGGCAAACTCAACATTTTGGAAGGATATGCACCGTAATAAATAGCTTGGGAGAATTTATAGATATTGAAGTCAACagtctcacactcttccaaactACATCACCATAGGttaaaaaagtagaaatttatGGGTTTTATATAGCTCTGTGGGAAGATTGATTATTCGCCCGGATGATCCTCAGTGGTCTGGGGTGCAGGCTTCAAACCTGTAGCTGTCTAGCGACAGAGTGGTTCAATTCCACCTTTCGGGCGTCGTACTTCCCTTTATCTAGACCGTTCGTTACGGAGTGCGCGTTGGCTCAGCGAACGTCCTTGGCAATTtcttcttccccatctcagtCTCCCTGTGGATACGTTTTTCTTTTTCCGCGAATAACAAAGAACtccaaaagattaagaaaaattcGTCTACAGTCTCTGTTCTAGGATATTTACAGTTGGAGAGTGATCCTGGATTCCTCCCCTTCACTTGCCTactcacttattcatttactcactcatGTATTTAATCACGCATGCGCTTactaagcaaatatttatttatttgatcattcattcattcattcactcattcaacaagtatctGCTGGGTGGTTGCTCTATGCCCGGCCCTGCACTGAGCGGTCCTGGGGACACACTGATGACGACAACAAAGCCCTGCCCCTGACTTCATGGTGCCCCCAGTCCAGTGGAGGAGACAAACCATTTAATTAACAACTACAAAAGTGATAACTACTGAGAAGGCAGGCACAGAACCTATGAGGACATCTTACAAGGACATCTGAATTCAGGTAGGGTGTCAGGGTAATATCTGAATATACACCTGAAGGATGAGAGTGGATTAGCCAGCAGAGAGGGGGAATATTCCAGGCGGGGAAACAGGGTGGCCCCAATAACAGCAATGAAGATGGTGATAACTGCATTTTACTCTGCGCTCAGCGCTGGCGTGTACTAGCTCACTGACTCCCCTCAGCCCATTctgcagctgaggaaactgaggttcagaaagatgAAGtctcttgtccaaggtcacccagctttGGGAAGCCTCCAGCCCCAGGGCTCTCAGACCTCTGGCCCATGCTATTTACCACTGCCCTGTGCTGTCTTTCCCAAGTCAGCTACTCACCAAGTCCTGTCTGTTCTAATCCTTCCGCTCCTCTCTATCCCACAGCCCTGGTCCTCTTCCAGGCTCCCCCTCacacctcagtgtcctcaccctAGCCTCGTCTCTGATCTTCTGCCTTATCCTtgcccccttcctctcccagcttccctcAACCTGGCAGCTAGAGGAGTCTACCTAAAGCACAAACCTGTCCCTGACCTTCTTATGCTCAAAACCTGCCAGAGCTCCCCAGTACCCTCAAGAGAAGATCTAAACTCTTAGTCTGGAATTTCAGCCTGCCGAATCAGTTCCCTGGTAACCTCTCTCTTCACACCTTTTGTTCTCGCACCTGTGAACCTCTAGCTCCCTCAATGTATCAAGCCCTCTCCCCACTCACAGCTGTTTGCACTCACTATTTCATTAGACTCAGCCTTTTTCTATTCCCTTCTATGCTGTCTGTTTACCCTCTAAGGCTCAGCTTAGCTGTCCTCCCCTCCAAGAAGTCTCCGGACCTCCAGGTCAGGTTAGGGGCCTCCACTGGGCCCCTCAAGTCCCATGGGCTCCCCCAACCCTGTCCAATTTAGATCATCCCTGACTATGAACAGGTAGGTCTGTGTTCCCCACTGGACTGTGAACCTTAGGAGGGGGGGAGCCTGGGGCTGTCTCAGTCTCTGCAGTATCCCCAACCCTGCCTagcacagggctgggcacacgATAAATGCCTAGCAAATTTTGTGAATTAACTAAGAAATTAAGTAATTCCATCCTGACAAATTCCCCTGCTTAGTCATTTACTAAGACATCTGACCTCTGGACCAGTACTTCCTTTCCCAGAGTGCTTGCTGCTATGCTAATGAGAATGGGCTTGGATCTTGCAATGGGGATGGCTCTGCTGTATCTTTGGACAAAGTGGCAATGGTTTTGGTTTAGTCAATCTTGGTTTGTCCCCAATATGTTCCAAATCCAGAAGAAGTGATCATGTGAAAAAGCAAAAGGCAACTGACCTTCACTGTAAAAGTGATTCAAGTTTTGTGATTCACATAACCCTGAGGTCTTACCATAAACCTGAGTGGTCTTCAGCAGCATAAATTTCTTCTACCTCTAACTTTTGCTCAGACAATTCCCGGAACATTACAGGGTCAAGTACAATAAGTTCCCTACAtaggaaccttcaagttgtgagttttcaaagatgtgaacattcATTTGCATGTctaatcatgtaagttagttcatgtgtaatgatacacgaaggttgcagcagcaaCCTGCCAGAGCaggttcagaatgcaatccagtgctagctaccatgtcatctatgacgagaaaaatagagctactaccTAGACATCACTGGATGACTAgcaaaaaagagctactacccagacgtcactggatcgttttttcaagagggtagatagaattgaagtCATCAAgaaaccagaacctgtgccatcgtcaggcatgagtgaaattgcagcttgccctctgtctcctgttgctgacgatccttcagctctaccatctcccacctcctttcccccctcccgtaactcttcttgcctgttcattcggtgccagcccctggatgccagctgctgtacttttcaaggtattgtactgtaaaactaaaaatgtttcctttattttttgtgtttgttttttatgtattatttgtgtgaagtattataaacctattacagtgcagtactatgtagccgattgtgttagctgggtacctacGCTAACTTTGTTGGGCTTATGAACAAATTGAACTTAACGAACGCCCCCTCGGAACAgaacttgtttgtatgtagggggCTCACTGTATAAATTCTTCCCTCACCAGGAAACCTCCCTGACCTTTAGCATTTTGGTATCAGACACCTCATGGCTTATATTCTGcctcattatttcttcaaggagGAGGTACAGCCTGTGTGTGTGGGAAGTCCTCCTGACTGTCTAGCCTCCCTCCATCCTGCTGTTGGCTGATTCACTAGTAAGAGTtccagcgtgtgtgtgtgcgtgcatgtgtagTCCCATAGCAATCTAACCTCACTCCTTCATGCTGAAAGGAAGGCAGGTGATTGGTGTCAGGAGCAAACAGACCCTGAAGCTTGGTGGATGCACTTTTAAGAGCTTTTTATTGGCGACAGTGCAGAACCACGAAGGGGAGGGTAGCAGCCCAGTGccagccagccccagcccctcaggGGTTAGGTgcaaaatacaaaaagagaatCACAAATACAGCATGGGGTGGGGGTAGTTGGATATTCGATAAATTGTGGTCTGCAGGGGCAGGCCCTGCTCACAGCTTCACACTCACACCCAGAACCCTCAAAGATACAGATTACAAAAATCTATAATTCCCCAGGCttactcacaaaaataaaatctcaggtCCCCAACGAACCCGGAGTCGGAAGACCGCTGGAGGATCAGGGACAGTCAGATGGAAACGGTCAGGTAAAAacagacagagaaaagacagagggGAAGGGACACTCGGGAAAGAGACAGCCAGAGACGGCCAGAAAACAACCAGAGGGGCCGAGACAATCAGAAAAGAGACAGCTAGAGACAGAGGCAGCCCAAGACAGGCTGCCTCGAAGTTTCCAAAAGCAGTGTATCCAATTCAACGGCATGGCTTTGAGGGCCAACATGGCCTAGAACAAGGTTGCGGAAGCGCTCAcgtacgcgcacacacacacccacatataatatatttatttatacataatagATATAAGTGCCTTTCGGAAATCAGGAAAGGGATAAATAGCAACGGGAGCGGGGGGGTCTGGGTTCAGGGCGGGAGCTGCGGGACGGGGCAGTGGAATGTTCTCCATGCAGCACGGAGGGCGGCGTGACCCACCCgatattaaaaaatatcaattGGCCTCATGACAAAATTCTCATGAGGTGAAACACAGGGAAAGGcggggggccggggggagggCGCCGAAACCAAGAattggggctggggctgggggaggggaagctgggacggcGGGAGCCCAGCCCCTTCGGGTTCAAAGCCTCGGCCTTTAAATCTTCTCCGGAAAAACGTCGGGCCCCCTGGCAATCTCCCCTTGCTCCCTTTCTAGAAAGGATGTGGGGTGCCGAGGCGAGGGAGAAATTGGCGTCCTAGGCTGGGATAGGGTGATAGGCCTTAAAGGAAGAGGCCAGGGcttggtctggggtgggggtgggggatcctGAGGAGAGAGGCTACGCGAATGGATAAGTGTCAGTCCCTCTCGGTTCTGTCACCCCCTTGAGTCAAACTCATCtcgaggggaggaggaggcaggtgggggaggggagaccacGGAAGGGCTTCGGGGAGTGGGCGGCACAGTCCCTCCGGAGGGGTTCGGCCCCACCGGGCTCCTCCCCCCGCCCAATCCGGCCAACTCATTTCACAGTATAAAACACTCCCGCGGGACAGGCGTCACAGCACCCCCTGCTGCCTGAATCCGAGGGGCCCAACAAGGAAGGCCCGGAGGGGAGGCTGACGGGCGGTGGGGGAGGGTAGACTAACACTGTAATCCGAAAAGAGGGCTGGGGGCTGAATGTGCGGGGgatccttagggttcagggaatTTAAATCAGAGCCAGTCTCGCTGGGAGGCAGCAGCTGGACGGTCAAGGGAGGGAGGTTCACATTTCAGACTAAGTCtgggtgggggagaaggggctCATCATGGGGGGGGGGCGTCAACTTCCCTTTAAAGAGGGGCTCAATTCAGAGGAGGATCTACCCACATGGAAATGTTAGATAAATAAGCTAAGGTCGTGGTGGGGGGCGAGCAGGGAGAACCAGCCTGGTCACCCCTTGAAGGGTGGGCGTGGGAGACTCTTTGGGGGTCCTGTGGCATTTCCTTGTTGGGCCTCTCTGCAGAGGACTACAGCTCACCCCAAAGCCCACCGCCAGCACGACTTTCCCTCCAGCCCAAAGGTGGGCATCACCCCGCccccactcccccatccccagAGGTTGGGTTGAAGCAAGACGGCCGACAGGCAGCCCGGGGGCGGTgtccatcccctccccaccccctgtcccCAAAGTCACCAGCTCTCTGGTCTCGCCGGGCCACAGAAACAAGAGGCGGCACAAAACACAAGGAAGTCCTCCTGTCCGATGGCAGTGGCGGCAGAGGGTCAgacaggagaggcagggaggccacACACCCGCTttgtctcttcccctctctcctcctcctcctcctcctcctcctccaaatctctctctcccttgtgtgtttgtttgttttttgtctaaGGAGTTCACAGAGCGAGAAGGGAGGGCGAGTTCAGGGGGTCGGAAGGCTGGTCACTGCCGCTGGTGCGTTGGGCGCCGGCGAACGCGGAGACCTCCGGGCAGGTGAGGACAAACGAGGAAGTGTACGAAGGGTTAACAACGGGGAAGGGGTCGCCGAGGACTTGAACTTCACTGTGTGTAAAGAGAGAAGCTGTCAGGTTGGGGGGTGCGTCTTGGCTGGTCTGGAAGGGCAGGGGCGGTGGTGGCGGGGGCGGAAGCAGCCAGCTGAAACCATCTTCCTTAGTGGATGCTGACCCCGGCAAATCTCTCACCTCCGCCAGCGGGCCAGGCCCGGGCCCCTCTTCGTAGGGGATCTTGCAGCCCGGTTTGTGGGCCACCAGCACAAACTCCAGACGTTCCTTCTCCTTTTGGAGCTCGGCGATCTCCGACTCCAGCTCCGCCTTTTCTTCCTCCAGCTGGTCTGTCTCCTAAGGCCCGGGCGGCCAGGTCGCCGAGAAGagcaaggaaggagaaaaagaccgTGAGCGACTAGAGAAGGTGAGTCATGGCTGAAGCCATCTCTCCTAGACTGACTGCTGAGGTCCAGGGTTGGAAGGCAGCTCTGGACTGAAAGACCCCCTGAGATGGAGGCCTGGTGTGCTATGGGACTTGGAGCAAGGGTCTTGCTTTctaggagcctcagtttccccatctgtccagTGGATGGTTGGGAAAGGGCCAGGTACACATGGGAAGTCTCTGGTTGCAAGAGGCACTCAGaggtttgttgagtgaatgaacgaTCGTCATATGTTTCTAAGGCCACCTATTCCCCTCTGTTACCTTTCCCCCTCTGCCTCCCAGGGAAGAGACCAGGTAGCTCAGGGAAGTAAAGGATTTCCCTGATTTCCTCTAGGGTTAGCAGGTCACCCCCTGCAAGCATAAAGTAGAAAACTCTCAGACTGAGGTAGGGCATGAAAATAGAGGGGCATCATGGCAGAGGCCACCAGTCCAAGCTCTGAGAACTACGGGTGGCTGGCGCAGGTGGTGGGGGAATTGACATAGAATCAAAGAATTTCGTTTCACAGACTCTCCAGAATGTTAAATCTAGCAGGAACCTGGGAGATTCACTGAGGAGTTGAagggatggagaaactgaggcaaaaataGGTTATCGCTTGCCCAAGACCAAAAAGGGGACATGACTGGAGCACCCCTCTATTAAAGTTCGCTCATATGTCCCCTCAGGATGAAGTGAAGGCCAGGCAAGTGgtgtggggcggggggagccgGGGTCATAAACCAGGACAGGGAGCAGCCAGGAGTACGTGAGAGCCTGCGTGTATGAGCTGGGTGACCCCATCTGTATCTAGTTCCACATGTGGAACCTCTGGTTCTCGGTCCAGGATAAGGGCACAGGTGGTGGTGGGTAACACAAGATGGGGAGAGAGCCCTCCTTCAGCataccctcaccccaccccagggaCCATCCTCACCGCCTGGAGTCGGTCAGTCAGCTCCCTTCGCCGGTTCCTACACTTTGCCGCTGCCAGTTTGTTTCGTTCTCGGCGAAcccttctcttctcctcctcctccggaGTGAGCTGAGTGGGGGAGATAGAGATAGTGAGATTTGGGGAACACGTGTTCCTCCCCATCCACCCCGAACCTCCTCTTCTTCAAGAACC
Above is a genomic segment from Kogia breviceps isolate mKogBre1 chromosome 18, mKogBre1 haplotype 1, whole genome shotgun sequence containing:
- the FOSB gene encoding protein FosB isoform X2, with protein sequence MPGSFVPTVTAITTSQDLQWLVQPTLISSMAQSQGQPLASQPTAVDPYDMPGTSYSTPGMSGYSSGGASGSGGPSTSGTTSGPGTGPGPRPARARPRRPREETLTPEEEEKRRVRRERNKLAAAKCRNRRRELTDRLQAETDQLEEEKAELESEIAELQKEKERLEFVLVAHKPGCKIPYEEGPGPGPLAEVRDLPGSASTKEDGFSWLLPPPPPPPLPFQTSQDAPPNLTASLFTHSEVQVLGDPFPVVNPSYTSSFVLTCPEVSAFAGAQRTSGSDQPSDPLNSPSLLAL
- the FOSB gene encoding protein FosB isoform X1; translated protein: MFQAFPGDYDSGSRCSSSPSAESQYLSSVDSFGSPPTAAASQECAGLGEMPGSFVPTVTAITTSQDLQWLVQPTLISSMAQSQGQPLASQPTAVDPYDMPGTSYSTPGMSGYSSGGASGSGGPSTSGTTSGPGTGPGPRPARARPRRPREETLTPEEEEKRRVRRERNKLAAAKCRNRRRELTDRLQAETDQLEEEKAELESEIAELQKEKERLEFVLVAHKPGCKIPYEEGPGPGPLAEVRDLPGSASTKEDGFSWLLPPPPPPPLPFQTSQDAPPNLTASLFTHSEVQVLGDPFPVVNPSYTSSFVLTCPEVSAFAGAQRTSGSDQPSDPLNSPSLLAL